A window from Carassius gibelio isolate Cgi1373 ecotype wild population from Czech Republic chromosome B3, carGib1.2-hapl.c, whole genome shotgun sequence encodes these proteins:
- the LOC127952662 gene encoding uncharacterized protein LOC127952662 has translation MSNESALAESIGRAVLAAIQNVSTMTTTASGPPQATSAPTTYNYTPGPATPTTSTGTSYRSGSSTSATTPLPATDFAPVICLSNDYQGRHQISKEELEHVLSLKTTFTEAASILSISRPTFYKLLQDYNIPTSKFKSISDQQLDLEVSQIKTQHPNVGEVMLMGHLRSKNIVVQRQRVRDSLRRMDPIGVLARRTTAIARRVYSVPHPNFIWHVDGNHKLIRWKLVVHGAIDGYSRMLMFLHCSNNNRAETVRDLFTAAVGQFGRPLHIRTDHGGENVQIWEDMHVSRGEGSVLTGSSVHNQRIERFNRDLNKNCSHIYAPIFYELESLGILDIDNATDLFCLHYVFLPRINHTLEEFKAGFNNHSISSEGNRTPVQLFTLDNDLPHFHNPELSTAGLVFCSSPNSQRGFSPLNDRDLQELNDAINPLQNDNNNGKTLFQRTQQFIFEKLVNV, from the exons ATGTCCAACGAATCGGCGTTAGCCGAGAGCATCGGCAGAGCCGTCCTGGCGGCTATTCAAAATGTTTCAACAATGACAACAACCGCCTCGGGGCCACCACAGGCCACCTCA GCTCCCACCACTTACAATTACACACCGGGGCCAGCCACACCCACCACCTCCACTGGGACATCATACCGCTCG GGCTCCAGCACCAGCGCTACCACACCTTTACCAGCAACAGACTTCGCTCCAGTGATCTGTCTGTCA AATGACTACCAAGGAAGACATCAGATTTCCAAAGAGGAGCTTGAACATGTTCTTTCACTGAAAACCACCTTTACCGAAGCGGCATCTATTCTTTCAATCTCAAGGCCAACTTTCTACAAGTTACTGCAAGACTATAATATCCCAACATCAAAATTTAAGAGCATCAGTGATCAACAGTTGGATCTTGAAGTGTCACAAATAAAAACTCAACACCCAAATGTTGGAGAAGTGATGCTTATGGGGCATCTCCGTTCCAAAAACATTGTGGTCCAAAGACAACGTGTAAGAGATTCACTGCGAAGGATGGACCCAATTGGTGTCCTAGCCAGGAGAACAACAGCAATAGCTCGCCGAGTATACTCTGTCCCACATCCAAATTTCATATGGCATGTAGATGGAAATCATAAATTGATTAGGTGGAAATTGGTTGTTCATGGTGCCATAGACGGCTACAGTAGGATGCTGATGTTTCTTCACTGCTCCAACAATAATCGTGCTGAAACTGTAAGAGACCTCTTTACTGCAGCTGTTGGACAGTTTGGCAGACCACTGCACATCAGGACTGATCACGGAGGAGAGAACGTTCAGATTTGGGAGGACATGCATGTGAGCAGGGGGGAAGGCTCTGTCTTAACAGGAAGTTCTGTACACAACCAGAGGATTGAGCGTTTTAACCGAGACTTGAACAAAAACTGCAGCCATATTTATGCACCCATTTTTTATGAACTGGAATCCCTGGGTATCCTAGACATAGACAATGCAACAGACCTATTTTGTCTCCATTATGTCTTTCTACCCAGAATCAACCACACTTTGGAAGAATTCAAAGCTGGATTTAACAATCACTCTATATCATCTGAAGGAAATAGAACACCAGTTCAGCTTTTTACTCTGGACAATGATTTGCCTCATTTTCACAACCCAGAACTCTCAACAGCAGGGTTAGTTTTTTGTTCCTCACCAAACTCTCAAAGAGGATTTTCCCCATTGAATGACAGGGATTTGCAAGAACTGAATGATGCCATTAACCCTCttcaaaatgacaacaacaatggCAAAACATTGTTTCAGAGAACACAACAGTTTATTTTTGAGAAACTTGTAAATGTGTGA
- the LOC127952657 gene encoding zinc finger protein 281-like → MSLIQDKFGNEFLRSNGGMEPGFGPGMLMFSHLPPVTSFTRLASQTVMADLQPHEMILKKERDSPDCGGGGLSAGGMGGGGGIGGMMGSMGDYVHAMGIKQEKVSEHDYRLPLYPGGGAGAGVRSGGELLEVSLGNHQNLMVQDLSLGNLSGRLVKESSGRKGRRSNGEGQEGKTRRKRGESKSMMLDQDGGSLSPNSKPHICEHCNAAFRSSYHLRRHVLIHTGERPFRCTQCNMSFIQKYLLQRHEKIHSGEKPFSCDQCNMRFIQKYHMERHKRTHSGEKPYKCDTCQQYFSRTDRLLKHKRTCGDAIKKGVDGGEHELGSAGNGEHGSYGISQGNAATPSRKRSKTKNAGEGGERKRKKSSGSMGATHSQGADGYGVHDFGVSTTSSSAQPGSSMHSEHGRAPKMVFKKGNRKSLEKNTHPMDQTKPGGMELPAGGGLDSLGLLPGQADKAGPSSSNYDDAMQFLKKRRYLHVPNNGSNASGASDYDVGVSHLQSQPTVIQGVVSGVLDGDATLGLLDASPLEDIKQDKSGIPDEVLQSLLDHYAHKSDVTFDITDPHHVELQPAATDATDPLGTEDAPSSPNGGDKSVIMHEYSRFLLQALERTSHSASFPLVSSPGSVVTTTGPFTGPSPLLSDKHVYTSSPLEYSFSHPVSSSPSLLSVPKSHFGLLEGSSPPTGFHLSSLEPSAHTQQLTPSQELTEQLEKQHTSPPPPAHTPNTNAYQITPQPLDLGGPKETQGPKNGAAATTGGFSLAASQDLATLDPAKAPYQIENFAQAFGAQFKGGRVSLAFSSDSGGEVTHHLHTSVSEFSGYSNLLADASDPVSSGSKTPTSQSYR, encoded by the exons ATGAGCCTGATCCAGGACAAATTTGGCAATGAGTTCCTCCGCTCTAACGGTGGCATGGAGCCAGGCTTTGGTCCGGGCATGCTCATGTTCAGTCACCTGCCCCCTGTTACTAGCTTCACCCGGCTGGCCAGTCAAACCGTTATGGCTGACCTGCAGCCCCACGAAATGATCTTGAAGAAGGAGAGGGACTCACCGGACTGTGGAGGAGGAGGGCTGAGTGCTGGAGGCATGGGTGGTGGGGGTGGCATAGGAGGGATGATGGGAAGCATGGGAGATTACGTTCATGCCATGGGCATTAAACAGGAGAAGGTCTCTGAACATGATTACAGGCTGCCTCTCTACCCGGGaggtggagctggagctggagtaCGAAGTGGAGGAGAGTTGCTGGAGGTCTCGCTGGGCAACCATCAGAACCTGATGGTGCAAGACCTCAGTCTGGGAAAC CTGTCAGGGCGGCTGGTAAAGGAATCCTCAGGGAGGAAAGGTCGAAGGTCAAACGGCGAGGGACAGGAGGGCAAGACACGGAGGAAACGAGGAGAGTCGAAG tcaatGATGCTGGATCAAGATGGAGGGAGCTTGTCTCCAAACTCCAAACCGCACATCTGTGAGCACTGCAATGCAGCGTTCCGGAGCTCCTATCATTTACGCAGACATGTGCTTATACACACAG GTGAGAGGCCTTTCCGCTGCACTCAGTGTAACATGAGCTTCATTCAGAAATACCTCTTACAGAGACACGAGAAGATCCACAGTG GAGAGAAGCCGTTCAGCTGTGATCAGTGCAACATGCGTTTTATTCAGAAGTATCACATGGAAAGACACAAGAGAACTCACAGTGGAGAAAAGCCATACAAGTGTGACACCTGCCAACAG TATTTTTCCAGAACGGACCGGTTGCTGAAGCACAAGCGGACGTGTGGAGATGCCATCAAAAAGGGTGTGGATGGGGGAGAGCACGAGTTGGGCTCAGCAGGCAACGGAGAACACGGCAGCTACGGAATCTCTCAGGGAAATGCAGCTACGCCCAGCCGCAAACGGAGCAAGACAAAAAATGCTGGTGAGGGGGGTGAGCGAAAACGTAAAAAGTCATCCGGGTCTATGGGAGCGACGCATAGTCAGGGGGCAGATGGTTACGGGGTGCATGACTTTGGGGTATCAACAACTTCATCTTCAGCTCAGCCGGGCTCCAGCATGCACAGTGAACACGGCCGGGCTCCCAAGATGGTCTTTAAGAAGGGGAACAGGAAGTCCCTGGAGAAAAATACTCACCCCATGGATCAGACCAAGCCAGGAGGCATGGAGTTGCCTGCAGGAGGAGGCTTGGACAGCCTCGGGCTTCTTCCAGGTCAAGCAGACAAAGCTGGTCCCAGCAGCAGTAACTATGATGATGCAATGCAGTTTCTGAAGAAGAGGCGATACCTCCATGTGCCAAACAATGGGAGCAATGCTTCTGGAGCTTCAGACTATGATGTAGGCGTCAGTCACCTGCAGTCGCAGCCGACGGTCATCCAGGGTGTCGTTTCTGGGGTCCTAGATGGTGACGCCACACTGGGCCTCCTGGACGCGTCCCCTCTGGAAGATATAAAGCAGGACAAGTCTGGTATCCCAGATGAGGTTCTCCAGAGCTTGTTGGACCACTACGCTCACAAGTCTGACGTGACCTTCGACATCACCGATCCCCATCACGTGGAGCTCCAGCCAGCCGCCACAGATGCTACAGACCCGCTGGGAACCGAGGATGCCCCGTCGAGTCCCAATGGTGGCGACAAATCCGTAATCATGCATGAGTACTCACGTTTTCTCCTACAGGCGCTAGAGAGGACCAGTCACAGTGCAAGCTTCCCGTTGGTTTCCAGTCCTGGATCTGTCGTGACTACCACAGGACCATTTACAGGCCCTAGCCCACTTTTGTCAGACAAGCATGTGTATACTTCCTCACCTCTGGAGTACTCGTTCTCTCATCCTGTCTCGTCTTCGCCCTCCCTTTTGTCTGTGCCAAAGTCCCACTTTGGTCTCCTCGAGGGCTCGTCGCCTCCAACGGGCTTCCACTTGAGCAGCCTGGAGCCGTCTGCGCACACGCAGCAGCTCACACCTTCCCAGGAGCTCACCGAACAGCTGGAGAAGCAGCACACCTCCCCTCCGCCGCCTGCACACACCCCCAACACCAACGCCTACCAGATCACACCTCAGCCTCTCGACCTGGGCGGTCCGAAGGAAACACAAGGGCCGAAAAACGGAGCCGCAGCCACCACTGGAGGATTCTCCCTGGCTGCCTCCCAGGACCTGGCCACGCTGGACCCAGCCAAGGCTCCTTATCAGATCGAGAACTTTGCCCAGGCTTTCGGGGCGCAGTTTAAAGGGGGCAGAGTGTCCCTGGCCTTTAGCAGTGACTCGGGGGGAGAGGTGACTCACCACTTACACACATCAGTCTCCGAATTCTCAGGGTATAGCAATCTCTTGGCTGACGCCAGCGACCCAGTCAGCAGTGGCTCCAAAACCCCAACAAGCCAAAGCTACAGGTGA